From a single Coriobacteriaceae bacterium genomic region:
- a CDS encoding fibronectin type III domain-containing protein — protein MIATSVACFTATPQVAQAADAPAITDMTEQDYQALGLGTSEDIPADTVGPYSTDTPTTFATRSEVYMAANGSHGNRYTLRDKLENVERGDIGGSSKLTDGYGSVWGAAKFWQNVNNFDTNSDLYKHSDYGGGTWSYLSNNESSTVLANDNNGFSGIHATSVEFCSDASTGKKSRVAELRAYGDSSSTTIDGKSYAGKVELVLYSFSNGRTRTLDTHLPVTVNTNMMYEGRFKYLDAGYLQEHDAVFDVEAGDVDGDGVDELFVYAGCYVDENGVRKAVVDMYDLEGGNWKQSVVKIDAGNAADYTTHNKGGNDSWTQLQSAPVVSLAAGDLDRDFCDDLAIVVSAPYGKKNIDKSTHCELFSWDASKGALVHVDALGDAGAISLSANGKTMVAANATFGTFAAYDEEGKKTGETVTGLILAGYDWQRSAFDYGASDGSKGLYGALYRYAYFDSESGEFKLSDCKEYRDGLLASYGLMHVPNSAWKDSAQDKRYPCTLAPIALATANLDGLSEQLAVDEVLVGGDVFRDFACNTAQSGAQGLGSMVGTMSMSGQQYNSSNKQDHKGIEQVWISDVKAGSVSGSDRYNESFIAVVGKHRDEDLRKNDDYYWMTASHFSLDENGKVRRGEEQVISESNRRGTTYGTFISLALPDVDNDSVKITYKDRYKVYTNPRVLAVLQDAPYVEDLEQAYGYLVLGGTSYGEEKGTGTSQGYTIGAELGVAVEVQTGPPLVAMNASVDFAAEGCYDYRSERTVSASVSYESHAGEGDKAVLYTIPMVYYEYEIENEETGGKGVMAAPVSLGAQTSVVNVEAYDRIAKQHNMTPLSYFLTNRSGEPGTYQTTLNGETPVGDSFGLGKPGVTRAYTHDGFNGAVAQSGASIEQTIEVEEGKEQELELGLTLNGSVVMGAKLAKHELFGGLCFGANAGFTTGNSSSESTEYGGTVDNLPEAAQGKYGFVWRLGVNAVDVDKFEAGSGDKLGTKDTDQFWIVGYDVKDVEMPDAPAVTGFTANAVDSTSVTFSWDDVLANKSGFSYGVGMLQSNAADAVVNSWKIADNTQTSLKWDGLQPNTEYRFAIAAVKNGSTTETGIRSAIITVKTMPDGMTMTVSGPAADAAEGSDLGYDSSVERTAGSHLTLSAIGHVKQLGADDSETGLAPTYMWYRKGRGETEFKLVGADGNLAAGTASKLEIDLTADDDGAQYYCHVGYNDVGLDTGTTLVNIEAEETAPTTVNATPIRTRRLFSQASAGAKKFLDHTLVNTAGPTDSEGSKDPETPETPTNPDKPKSDNGAKTDTKVKTTTTAKNLANTGDQTFALVATAAAAGATLVVIALIMLIKRRKTH, from the coding sequence TTGATTGCCACGAGCGTCGCCTGCTTCACGGCCACGCCCCAGGTTGCCCAGGCGGCAGACGCGCCCGCAATCACCGATATGACCGAGCAGGATTATCAAGCCCTGGGTCTGGGCACGAGCGAGGACATTCCGGCCGATACCGTTGGCCCCTATTCCACTGATACCCCCACGACGTTTGCCACGCGCAGCGAGGTCTATATGGCAGCTAACGGTAGCCATGGCAATCGCTACACTCTGCGCGACAAGCTCGAGAACGTCGAGCGCGGTGACATTGGCGGCAGCAGCAAACTCACCGATGGCTATGGAAGTGTGTGGGGCGCCGCAAAGTTCTGGCAAAACGTCAACAACTTCGATACGAACAGCGATCTCTACAAGCATAGCGACTACGGTGGCGGCACCTGGTCGTACCTAAGCAACAATGAGTCCTCAACAGTACTCGCCAACGACAACAACGGTTTCTCGGGCATTCACGCCACGAGTGTTGAGTTCTGCAGCGACGCCAGCACGGGCAAAAAGAGCCGCGTTGCCGAGCTCCGTGCCTACGGCGACAGTTCCTCCACGACGATTGACGGCAAGTCATACGCCGGAAAGGTTGAGCTGGTCCTCTACTCGTTTAGCAACGGGCGCACGCGCACTCTCGACACACACCTGCCGGTGACGGTCAACACTAATATGATGTACGAAGGCCGTTTTAAGTACCTGGATGCCGGTTACCTGCAAGAGCACGACGCCGTCTTTGATGTCGAGGCGGGCGATGTCGATGGCGACGGCGTCGACGAGCTTTTTGTCTACGCGGGCTGCTATGTCGACGAGAACGGCGTGCGCAAGGCTGTAGTCGACATGTATGACTTGGAGGGCGGCAACTGGAAGCAAAGCGTCGTCAAGATCGATGCCGGTAACGCCGCGGACTACACCACGCACAACAAGGGCGGGAACGACTCCTGGACGCAGCTTCAGTCAGCTCCTGTCGTTTCGCTAGCGGCCGGCGACCTCGATCGCGATTTTTGCGATGACCTCGCCATCGTGGTCTCGGCACCCTACGGCAAGAAGAATATTGATAAGTCGACGCATTGCGAGCTGTTTTCGTGGGATGCATCCAAGGGTGCGCTCGTCCATGTCGATGCTCTGGGCGACGCGGGCGCAATCTCCCTCTCCGCGAACGGCAAGACCATGGTCGCTGCGAATGCGACGTTCGGCACGTTTGCCGCCTACGATGAAGAAGGAAAGAAGACGGGTGAAACCGTCACGGGCCTTATTCTTGCGGGCTATGACTGGCAACGCAGCGCTTTTGATTACGGCGCTTCTGACGGCAGCAAGGGGCTGTACGGCGCGCTGTACCGCTACGCGTATTTTGACTCGGAGTCTGGCGAGTTCAAGCTTTCCGATTGCAAGGAATACAGAGACGGGCTCCTCGCCTCCTATGGGCTGATGCATGTGCCCAACAGCGCATGGAAGGATAGCGCTCAGGATAAGCGCTATCCGTGCACCTTGGCGCCTATTGCCCTTGCCACTGCCAACCTTGACGGCCTGTCCGAGCAGCTGGCGGTCGACGAGGTGCTCGTGGGCGGCGATGTGTTCCGCGACTTTGCCTGCAACACGGCACAGAGCGGGGCTCAGGGCTTGGGGTCCATGGTCGGAACCATGAGCATGAGCGGTCAGCAATACAACAGCAGCAACAAGCAGGACCACAAGGGTATAGAGCAGGTGTGGATCAGCGACGTCAAGGCGGGCAGCGTCTCGGGTTCGGACCGCTATAACGAGAGCTTTATCGCCGTGGTGGGCAAGCACCGCGACGAGGACCTGCGCAAGAACGATGACTACTATTGGATGACCGCCTCGCATTTTTCGCTCGACGAGAACGGAAAGGTGCGCCGCGGCGAGGAGCAGGTGATTAGCGAGAGCAACCGTCGCGGCACTACCTACGGCACATTTATCTCGCTCGCGCTGCCCGATGTCGACAACGACAGCGTCAAGATCACGTACAAGGACCGCTACAAGGTCTATACCAACCCGCGCGTGCTTGCCGTGCTGCAGGATGCGCCCTATGTTGAGGATCTGGAGCAGGCATACGGCTATCTGGTGTTGGGCGGCACGTCATACGGAGAGGAAAAGGGCACGGGGACATCCCAGGGCTATACCATTGGCGCCGAGTTGGGCGTTGCCGTCGAGGTGCAGACCGGTCCGCCCCTGGTCGCGATGAATGCTTCAGTCGATTTTGCCGCCGAGGGATGCTATGACTACCGGAGCGAGCGCACGGTCAGCGCAAGCGTAAGCTATGAGTCGCATGCCGGCGAGGGTGACAAGGCCGTGCTCTACACGATTCCGATGGTCTATTACGAGTATGAGATCGAAAATGAGGAAACTGGTGGCAAGGGCGTGATGGCGGCGCCCGTGTCGCTCGGCGCGCAGACCTCGGTCGTTAATGTCGAGGCCTATGACCGCATTGCCAAACAGCACAATATGACGCCGCTCAGCTACTTTTTGACCAACCGGTCGGGAGAACCCGGAACCTATCAAACGACGCTCAACGGCGAGACTCCCGTTGGGGATTCCTTTGGCCTGGGCAAGCCTGGCGTAACGCGCGCCTACACGCACGATGGGTTTAACGGCGCCGTCGCGCAGTCGGGGGCGAGCATTGAGCAGACCATCGAAGTCGAGGAGGGCAAGGAGCAGGAGCTCGAGCTCGGCTTGACGCTGAACGGCAGCGTTGTCATGGGCGCGAAGCTCGCAAAGCACGAGTTGTTTGGCGGCCTGTGCTTTGGTGCCAACGCCGGCTTTACTACGGGTAACTCCTCGAGTGAATCGACCGAATACGGCGGCACCGTCGACAACCTGCCCGAGGCCGCGCAGGGCAAGTACGGTTTTGTGTGGCGTCTGGGCGTCAACGCGGTGGATGTCGACAAGTTCGAGGCAGGCTCGGGCGACAAGCTCGGCACCAAGGACACCGACCAGTTCTGGATCGTGGGCTATGACGTTAAGGACGTCGAGATGCCCGACGCGCCGGCCGTGACGGGCTTTACGGCAAACGCCGTCGATTCGACCAGCGTTACGTTTAGCTGGGACGATGTACTCGCAAACAAGAGTGGCTTTAGCTACGGCGTGGGCATGCTGCAGAGCAATGCGGCGGATGCGGTCGTCAATAGCTGGAAGATTGCCGACAACACGCAGACCTCGCTCAAGTGGGATGGGCTGCAGCCCAATACGGAGTATCGATTCGCCATCGCCGCCGTTAAGAATGGATCCACGACCGAAACAGGTATTCGCTCGGCAATCATCACGGTCAAGACCATGCCCGATGGCATGACGATGACCGTGAGCGGACCTGCGGCGGATGCTGCGGAGGGGTCGGATCTTGGATACGACTCTTCGGTTGAGCGCACGGCGGGAAGCCACCTGACGCTCTCGGCGATTGGCCATGTGAAGCAACTCGGTGCCGACGATAGCGAAACAGGGCTGGCACCGACCTATATGTGGTACCGCAAGGGCCGCGGCGAGACGGAGTTTAAGCTCGTGGGTGCCGATGGCAACCTCGCGGCTGGAACGGCCTCAAAGCTCGAGATTGACCTGACCGCAGACGATGACGGTGCGCAGTATTACTGCCACGTGGGATACAACGACGTGGGCCTCGACACCGGCACGACGCTCGTGAATATCGAGGCCGAGGAGACGGCGCCCACAACGGTGAACGCCACCCCGATCCGCACGCGCCGCCTGTTCTCACAGGCAAGTGCGGGCGCCAAGAAGTTCCTGGACCATACGCTGGTAAACACCGCCGGCCCAACCGATTCCGAAGGCTCAAAGGACCCCGAGACTCCTGAGACCCCGACGAACCCGGACAAGCCCAAGTCCGACAACGGAGCTAAGACCGACACCAAGGTCAAGACTACGACCACAGCGAAGAACCTCGCAAACACCGGCGACCAAACATTCGCCCTAGTCGCCACCGCAGCAGCAGCGGGAGCAACGCTCGTAGTGATAGCCCTCATCATGCTGATCAAGCGCCGCAAGACCCACTAG